One region of Mycolicibacterium lutetiense genomic DNA includes:
- a CDS encoding TetR/AcrR family transcriptional regulator: MTSTRTADFVRRLAEPDPAVLARVREPDPISTRILSATLEQAELVGIRRTTMEDVARRSGVGRATLYRRFPTKNALIDALVLSEARRYLDGSARARAHADNLEDRLVYGTVFTVTFLRDHALLKKLLRTEPETILPSLTVDAGAIIDFATDYSVAQLRTDLYGTSETTPAQERHIRTVAELHTRLTLSFIVTPHTSVKLTSLEDTREYVRRYLLPMVTAS; this comes from the coding sequence GTGACTTCCACGCGAACAGCGGACTTCGTACGGCGCCTCGCCGAACCGGATCCCGCTGTGCTGGCCCGTGTGCGCGAGCCCGACCCGATCAGCACCAGGATCCTGTCCGCAACACTCGAACAGGCCGAACTCGTCGGCATCCGGCGCACCACGATGGAAGACGTGGCCCGCCGTAGCGGCGTCGGCCGTGCCACGCTCTACCGGCGCTTTCCCACCAAAAACGCCCTCATCGACGCGCTCGTGCTGTCGGAGGCGCGGCGCTACCTCGACGGCAGCGCCCGGGCCCGGGCCCACGCCGACAATCTGGAAGACCGACTGGTCTACGGGACCGTCTTCACAGTGACCTTCCTGCGCGACCACGCCCTGCTCAAAAAGCTGCTCCGCACCGAACCCGAGACGATCCTGCCCAGCCTCACCGTCGACGCCGGGGCCATCATCGATTTCGCGACGGATTATTCGGTCGCGCAGTTGCGCACCGATCTGTACGGGACCAGCGAAACAACCCCGGCCCAGGAACGTCACATCCGCACCGTTGCCGAGTTGCACACCCGACTCACGTTGTCGTTCATCGTCACCCCGCACACCAGCGTCAAACTGACCAGCCTGGAAGACACCCGCGAGTACGTACGCAGGTATCTGCTCCCGATGGTCACCGCCTCATGA
- a CDS encoding magnesium transporter CorA family protein, with product MRQVQGRIWRSGKPVDGFTFSDISDCLADEDTLVWADIYDPDHEALRELAGELRLNLWAVEDAVAPKERTKTSVYQTHTFFTVYAVDTREPDADAPPDTSLLMKHRISAFVLPRGLITVRLPGVNGAATEFDIGEVSRRFDDLGGQRYGVGALVHGLLDVVVDGHFEAVESLDDAIESLEDELFADGGPRRSLQRRTFQLRKDLVELRRAVLPMREVVSTIQHRRLDTSTSPDLDPLYADLYDHVLRASEWTESLRDMVTTVFETNLSLQDARLNTVMKKLSGWAAIIAVPTAITGFYGQNVQYPGIDTVFGFIASTALIVVLVILLYVMFKRRDWL from the coding sequence ATGAGGCAGGTGCAGGGACGGATCTGGCGCTCCGGAAAGCCGGTCGACGGCTTCACGTTCTCGGACATCTCGGACTGTCTGGCCGACGAGGACACCCTGGTGTGGGCCGACATCTACGACCCCGACCATGAGGCGCTCCGAGAGCTGGCCGGCGAACTCAGGCTCAACCTGTGGGCCGTCGAAGACGCCGTCGCGCCCAAGGAACGCACCAAAACCTCTGTGTACCAGACACATACGTTCTTCACCGTGTATGCCGTCGACACCCGGGAGCCCGATGCGGACGCGCCACCGGACACCTCGCTGTTGATGAAACACCGCATTTCGGCCTTCGTCCTGCCGCGTGGCCTGATCACCGTCCGACTACCCGGCGTCAACGGTGCAGCCACCGAGTTCGACATCGGCGAGGTGTCACGGCGCTTCGATGACCTCGGCGGCCAGCGGTACGGCGTCGGCGCCCTGGTGCACGGTCTGCTCGACGTCGTGGTGGACGGGCACTTCGAGGCCGTCGAATCGCTCGACGACGCCATCGAATCGCTCGAGGACGAATTGTTCGCCGACGGCGGCCCGCGGCGCAGCCTGCAACGACGCACCTTCCAGCTGCGCAAGGATCTGGTCGAACTGCGCCGGGCGGTGCTGCCGATGCGCGAGGTGGTCAGCACCATCCAGCACCGCAGGCTGGACACGTCCACGTCGCCCGACCTCGATCCACTTTATGCCGACCTCTACGACCACGTGCTGCGCGCCTCGGAGTGGACTGAATCCCTGCGGGACATGGTCACCACGGTGTTCGAAACCAACCTGTCGTTGCAGGACGCGCGGCTCAACACGGTGATGAAGAAACTCAGCGGCTGGGCCGCCATCATCGCGGTGCCCACCGCCATCACGGGTTTCTACGGCCAGAACGTTCAGTACCCCGGGATCGACACCGTTTTCGGCTTCATCGCGAGCACTGCTTTGATTGTTGTGCTCGTCATCCTGTTGTATGTGATGTTCAAACGCCGAGACTGGCTGTAG
- a CDS encoding Re/Si-specific NAD(P)(+) transhydrogenase subunit alpha: MLIGIPRESLPGETRAAATPQTVGQIIKLGYTVVVETGAGVASSFSDAAYVDAGAEIGNAWDADVVLKVNAPNESEVAVLRDGATLVSLISPGLNPELVEKLSTRPITVLAMDAVPRISRAQSLDVLSSMANIAGYRAVVEAAHAFGRFFTGQVTAAGKVPPAKVLVVGAGVAGLAAIGAAGSLGAIVRATDPRPEVADQVASLGGEYLAVANEQAEVSATGYAKEMGDDYKAREAQLYAEQCKDVDIIVTTALIPGRPAPRIITADMVASMKSGSVIVDMAAANGGNVEGTVKDQAIVTDNGVTIIGYTDLAGRLPAQASQLYGTNLVNLLKLLTPEKDGKVVLDWDDVVQRSVTVVRDGETTWPPPPVQVSAAPAAQPAAAPVVKEEKPPMSTGRRLGVTFAVAAAIFALIAISPAALQVHLTVFALAIVIGYYVIGNVHHALHTPLMSVTNAISGIIVVGALLQIGHGNALVTGIATAAILLASINVFGGFAVTRRMLAMFSRS; the protein is encoded by the coding sequence ATGCTCATCGGGATCCCGCGCGAGTCCCTACCTGGGGAAACGCGCGCCGCCGCCACACCGCAGACAGTCGGGCAGATCATCAAGCTCGGCTATACGGTAGTCGTAGAAACCGGCGCCGGTGTTGCCTCAAGTTTCTCCGACGCTGCCTATGTCGACGCTGGTGCCGAGATCGGCAACGCGTGGGACGCCGACGTCGTGCTGAAGGTCAACGCACCTAATGAAAGCGAAGTTGCCGTCCTTCGCGACGGAGCGACGCTGGTGAGCTTGATCTCACCCGGGCTCAATCCCGAGCTCGTCGAGAAGCTGTCCACCCGCCCCATCACGGTGCTGGCGATGGACGCGGTGCCGCGCATCTCGCGCGCCCAGTCCCTGGACGTGTTGTCGTCGATGGCCAATATCGCGGGCTACCGCGCCGTGGTCGAGGCAGCCCACGCATTCGGCCGGTTCTTCACCGGTCAGGTGACCGCTGCGGGCAAGGTGCCGCCGGCCAAGGTGCTCGTGGTCGGCGCCGGCGTGGCCGGTCTGGCCGCCATCGGCGCTGCCGGCAGCCTTGGTGCCATCGTGCGGGCCACCGACCCCCGGCCCGAGGTGGCCGATCAGGTCGCCTCACTCGGCGGTGAGTACCTGGCCGTCGCCAATGAGCAGGCCGAGGTTTCCGCCACCGGCTACGCCAAAGAGATGGGCGACGACTACAAGGCCCGCGAGGCGCAGCTGTACGCCGAGCAGTGCAAGGACGTCGACATCATCGTCACGACCGCGCTGATCCCCGGCAGGCCCGCGCCGCGCATCATCACCGCCGACATGGTGGCCTCGATGAAGTCGGGCAGCGTGATCGTCGACATGGCCGCGGCCAACGGCGGCAACGTCGAGGGCACCGTCAAGGACCAGGCGATCGTCACCGACAACGGCGTGACCATCATCGGCTACACCGACCTGGCCGGCCGTCTGCCCGCCCAGGCCTCGCAGCTGTACGGCACCAACCTGGTGAACCTGCTCAAGCTGCTGACCCCGGAGAAGGACGGCAAGGTCGTCCTCGACTGGGACGACGTGGTGCAGCGTTCGGTGACCGTGGTGCGCGACGGCGAGACCACCTGGCCCCCGCCACCGGTACAGGTCTCGGCTGCCCCGGCCGCACAGCCGGCTGCCGCGCCGGTGGTCAAGGAAGAGAAGCCACCGATGTCCACCGGGCGCCGGCTCGGGGTCACCTTCGCGGTTGCCGCCGCGATCTTCGCCCTCATCGCGATCTCACCGGCAGCGCTCCAGGTCCATCTGACGGTGTTCGCGCTGGCGATCGTGATCGGCTACTACGTGATCGGCAATGTGCACCATGCGCTGCACACCCCGCTGATGTCGGTGACCAACGCGATCTCGGGAATCATCGTGGTGGGCGCGCTACTGCAGATCGGCCACGGTAATGCGCTGGTGACCGGGATTGCGACCGCGGCGATCCTGCTGGCCAGCATCAACGTATTCGGCGGCTTCGCGGTGACACGCCGCATGCTCGCGATGTTCTCCCGCAGCTAG